A single Mastomys coucha isolate ucsf_1 chromosome X, UCSF_Mcou_1, whole genome shotgun sequence DNA region contains:
- the Hcfc1 gene encoding host cell factor 1 isoform X4, with the protein MASAVSPANLPAVLLQPRWKRVVGWSGPVPRPRHGHRAVAIKELIVVFGGGNEGIVDELHVYNTATNQWFIPAVRGDIPPGCAAYGFVCDGTRLLVFGGMVEYGKYSNDLYELQASRWEWKRLKAKTPKNGPPPCPRLGHSFSLVGNKCYLFGGLANDSEDPKNNIPRYLNDLYILELRPGSGVVAWDIPITYGVLPPPRESHTAVVYTEKDNKKSKLVIYGGMSGCRLGDLWTLDIETLTWNKPSLSGVAPLPRSLHSATTIGNKMYVFGGWVPLVMDDVKVATHEKEWKCTNTLACLNLDTMAWETILMDTLEDNIPRARAGHCAVAINTRLYIWSGRDGYRKAWNNQVCCKDLWYLETEKPPPPARVQLVRANTNSLEVSWGAVATADSYLLQLQKYDIPATAATATSPTPNPVPSVPANPPKSPAPAAAAPAVQPLTQVGITLVPQAATAPPSTTTIQVLPTVPGSSISVPTAARTQGVPAVLKVTGPQATTGTPLVTMRPTSQAGKAPVTVTSLPASVRMVVPTQSAQGTVIGSNPQMSGMAALAAAAAATQKIPPSSAPTVLSVPAGTTIVKTVAVTPGTTTLPATVKVASSPVMVSNPATRMLKTAAAQVGTSVSSAANTSTRPIITVHKSGTVTVAQQAQVVTTVVGGVTKTITLVKSPISVPGGSALISNLGKVMSVVQTKPVQTSAVTGQASTGPVTQIIQTKGPLPAGTILKLVTSADGKPTTIITTTQASGAGTKPTILGISSVSPSTTKPGTTTIIKTIPMSAIITQAGATGVTSSPGIKSPITIITTKVMTSGTGAPAKIITAVPKIATGHGQQGVTQVVLKGAPGQPGTILRTVPMGGVRLVTPVTVSAVKPAVTTLVVKGTTGVTTLGTVTGTVSTSLAGAGAHSTSASLATPITTLGTIATLSSQVINPTAITVSAAQTTLTAAGGLTTPTITMQPVSQPTQVTLITAPSGVEAQPVHDLPVSILASPTTEQPTATVTIADSGQGDVQPGTVTLVCSNPPCETHETGTTNTATTTVVANLGGHPQPTQVQFVCDRQEAAASLVTSAMGQQNGNVVRVCSNPPCETHETGTTNTATTATSNMAGQHGCSNPPCETHETGTTSTATTAMSSMGTGQQRDTRRATNTPTVVRITVAPGALERAQGTVKPQCQTQQTNMTSTTMTVQATGAPCSAGPLLRPSVALETGSHSPAFVQLTLPSVRVGLSGPSIKDMPTGRQPETYHTYTTNTPTTARSIMVAGELSAAQVVPTSTYESLQANSPSSTMTMTALEALLCPSATVTQVCSNPPCETHETGTTNTATTSNAGSAQRVCSNPPCETHETGTTHTATTATSNGGASQSEGGQQPASSHPCETHQTTSTGTTMSVSVGALIPDATPSHGILESGLEVVAMPTVTSQSGATLLASFPAQRVCSNPPCETHETGTTHTATTVTSNMSSNQDPPPAASDQGDVASTQGDSANITSASAITTSVSSTLPRAVTTVTQSTPVPGPSVPPPEELQVSPGPRQQLPPRQLLQSASTPLMGESTEVLSASQTPELQAAVDLSSTGDPSSGQEPTTSAVVATVVVQPPAPTQSEVDQLSLPQELMAEAQAGTTTLMVTGLTPEELAVTAAAEAAAQAAATEEAQALAIQAVLQAAQQAVMGTGEPMDTSEATAAVTQAELGHLSAEGQEGQATTIPIVLTQQELAALVQQQQQLQEAQAQAQQQHHLPTEALAPADSLNDPSIESNCLNELASAVPSTVALLPSTATESLAPSNTFVAPQPVVVASPAKMQAAATLTEVANGIESLGVKPDLAPPPSKAPVKKENQWFDVGVIKGTSVMVTHYFLPPDDAVQSDDDSGTVPDYNQLKKQELQPGTAYKFRVAGINACGRGPFSEISAFKTCLPGFPGAPCAIKISKSPDGAHLTWEPPSVTSGKIIEYSVYLAIQSSQASGEPKSSTPAQLAFMRVYCGPSPSCLVQSSSLSNAHIDYTTKPAIIFRIAARNEKGYGPATQVRWLQETSKDSSGTKPASKRPMSSPEMKSAPKKSKADGQ; encoded by the exons TACAGCAACGACCTCTATGAACTCCAG GCAAGTCGCTGGGAATGGAAGAGACTGAAGGCAAAGACACCCAAAAATGGGCCTCCTCCGTGTCCTCGGCTTGGACATAGCTTCTCCCTTGTGGGCAACAAATGTTACCTATTTGGAGGTCTGGCCAATGATAGTGAGGACCCCAAGAACAACATTCCGAG GTACCTGAATGATTTATATATTCTCGAACTACGGCCAGGCTCTGGCGTGGTAGCTTGGGACATCCCTATCACTTACGGTGTCCTGCCTCCACCCCGGGAGTCACATACTGCTGTGGTCTACACTGAAAAAGATAACAAGAAATCCAAGCTGGTGATCTATGGAGGGATGAGTGGCTGCAGGTTAGGGGACCTTTGGACCCTGGACATTG AGACACTGACATGGAATAAGCCCAGCCTTAGTGGAGTGGCACCCCTTCCTCGAAGCCTCCACTCCGCAACCACCATAGGAAACAA AATGTATGTATTTGGTGGCTGGGTGCCCCTTGTCATGGACGATGTCAAAGTGGCCACACACGAGAAGGAGTGGAAGTGTACCAACACACTGGCTTGTCTCAACCTGG ATACCATGGCCTGGGAAACCATCCTGATGGATACATTGGAGGACAACATTCCTCGAGCTCGAGCAGGCCACTGTGCTGTTGCCATCAATACTCGTCTGTACATTTGGAGTGGCCGTGATGGCTACCGCAAGGCCTGGAACAACCAAGTCTGTTGCAAGGACCTGTGGTATCTGGAGACAG AAAAGCCACCACCCCCAGCCCGAGTACAACTAGTACGAGCCAACACCAACTCACTGGAGGTTAGCTGGGGTGCAGTGGCGACAGCCGACAGTTACCTTCTTCAACTCCAGAAATATGACATTCCTGCCACAGCTGCTACGGCTACCTCCCCCACTCCCAATCCAGTCCCATCTGTGCCTGCCAACCCTCCTAAGAGCCCTGCGCCAGCAGCAGCTGCACCTGCTGTGCAGCCATTGACCCAAGTAGGCATCACACTTGTGCCCCAGGCTGCCACTGCACCTCCAAGCACAACCACTATCCAGGTCTTGCCAACAGTGCCAGGCAGCTCCATTTCTGTGCCCACGGCAGCCAGGACTCAAG GTGTCCCTGCTGTTCTCAAAGTGACTGGTCCTCAAGCTACAACAGGAACACCACTGGTTACCATGAGACCTACAAGCCAGGCTGGAAAAGCTCCTGTCACTGTGACTTCCCTGCCTGCCAGTGTGCGAATGGTTGTACCAACACAGAGTGCTCAGGGAACG GTGATTGGCAGCAACCCACAGATGAGTGGGATGGCTGcattggctgctgctgctgctgccacacAGAAAATCCCTCCTTCCTCAGCACCCACTGTGCTAAGTGTCCCAGCAGGCACCACTATTGTCAAGACAGTGGCTGTGACACCTGGCACAACCACTCTTCCTGCCACTGTGAAGGTGGCTTCCTCCCCTGTCATG GTGAGCAATCCAGCCACTCGAATGCTAAAGACTGCAGCTGCCCAAGTGGGGACATCTGTGTCCTCTGCTGCCAACACATCTACCCGCCCTATCATCACAGTACACAAATCAGGGACTGTAACAGTAGCCCAGCAAGCTCAGGTGGTGACCACGGTGGTAGGCGGAGTCACTAAGACCATCACCCTAGTGAAGAGCCCCATCTCTGTCCCAGGAGGCAGTGCTCTG ATTTCCAATCTGGGAAAAGTGATGTCAGTGGTCCAGACCAAACCAGTTCAGACTTCAGCAGTGACAGGCCAAGCATCTACAGGTCCTGTGACTCAGATCATCCAG ACCAAAGGACCCCTGCCAGCGGGGACTATCCTGAAGCTGGTGACATCAGCAGATGGGAAGCCCACAACCATCATTACCACCACACAGGCTAGTGGGGCAGGGACCAAGCCCACTATCCTGGGCATCAGTAGTGTCTCTCCCAGCACCACCAAACCTGGCACAACTACCATCATTAAGACCATTCCCATGTCTGCCATTATCACCCAGGCAGGCGCCACAG GTGTTACCAGCAGTCCTGGCATTAAGTCCCCCATCACAATTATCACCACCAAAGTGATGACTTCAGGAACAGGAGCACCTGCCAAAATCATCACTGCTGTCCCCAAGATTGCTACTGGCCATGGGCAACAAGGAGTGACCCAG GTGGTGCTAAAGGGGGCCCCTGGACAGCCAGGCACCATTCTCCGCACTGTGCCCATGGGCGGCGTTCGCCTGGTCACCCCTGTCACCGTCTCCGCTGTCAAGCCAGCTGTTACCACATTGGTTGTGAAGGGCACCACAG GTGTTACAACACTAGGCACAGTAACAGGCACTGTCTCCACCAGCCTTGCAGGAGCTGGGGCACATAGCACCAGTGCTTCCCTGGCTACACCTATCACTACCTTGGGCACCATTGCTACGCTCTCAAGTCAGGTGATCAACCCTACTGCTATCACAGTGTCAGCTGCACAGACTACACTAACAGCTGCTGGTGGGCTCACCACACCTACAATCACAATGCAG cCTGTCTCCCAGCCTACCCAGGTGACTCTGATTACAGCACCCAGTGGGGTTGAGGCACAGCCTGTACATGACCTTCCTGTGTCCATTTTGGCCTCACCTACTACAGAGCAGCCCACAGCAACAGTCACCATTGCTGACTCAGGCCAGGGTGATGTACAGCCTGGCACTGTTACACTGGTGTGTTCCAACCCACCCTGTGAAACCCATGAAACAGGCACCACCAACACAGCTACCACCACTGTTGTGGCTAACCTTGGGGGGCATCCTCAACCTACCCAGGTACAGTTTGTTTGTGACAGACAGGAGGCAGCTGCTTCACTTGTGACCTCAGCTATGGGACAACAGAATGGTAATGTGGTCCGTGTCTGTTCAAACCCCCCCTGTGAGACCCATGAGACAGGCACCACCAACACTGCCACAACAGCCACCTCCAACATGGCTGGGCAGCATGGCTGCTCGAACCCCCCCTGCGAGACTCATGAGACAGGCACCACCAGCACTGCCACTACAGCAATGTCCAGCATGGGCACTGGGCAGCAGCGAGACACTCGTCGTGCCACTAACACCCCCACTGTAGTGCGAATCACTGTGGCTCCTGGGGCATTGGAGAGAGCACAGGGTACTGTGAAGCCTCAGTGCCAAACCCAGCAGACCAATATGACCAGCACTACCATGACTGTGCAGGCCACTGGAGCTCCATGCTCAGCTGGCCCACTGCTTAGGCCAAGTGTGGCATTGGAGACTGGGAGCCACAGCCCTGCCTTTGTGCAGCTAACCCTTCCAAGTGTCAGAGTTGGGCTAAGTGGTCCCAGCATCAAGGACATGCCCACAGGGCGCCAACCAGAGACATATCATACTTACACAACCAATACCCCAACCACAGCCCGCTCTATCATGGTTGCTGGGGAGCTTAGTGCAGCTCAGGTGGTCCCCACATCGACATATGAGAGCCTCCAGGCAAACTCTCCTAGCAGCACCATGACTATGACAGCCCTAGAGGCACTGCTGTGCCCTTCAGCTACTGTGACCCAAGTCTGCTCTAACCCACCATGTGAGACCCATGAGACGGGTACCACCAACACCGCCACTACCTCCAATGCGGGCAGTGCTCAGCGAGTATGCTCCAACCCACCTTGTGAGACTCATGAGACgggcaccacacacacagctaCCACTGCCACATCAAATGGAGGTGCAAGCCAGTCTGAGGGTGGACAACAGCCTGCCAGTAGCCATCCCTGCGAGACACACCAGACCACTTCCACTGGCACCACTATGTCAGTCAGTGTGGGTGCCCTGATTCCTGATGCTACTCCCTCTCATGGAATCCTGGAGTCTGGCTTAGAGGTGGTAGCAATGCCCACTGTCACCTCCCAGTCTGGTGCCACATTGCTGGCCTCTTTCCCAGCACAGAGGGTATGCTCCAACCCTCCTTGCGAGACCCACGAGACAGGTACCACCCACACAGCCACCACTGTCACCTCTAACATGAGCTCAAACCAAG ACCCTCCACCAGCTGCCAGTGACCAAGGAGATGTAGCGAGCACCCAAGGTGACAGTGCGAATATTACCAGTGCCAGTGCTATCACTACAAGTGTGTCTTCTACATTGCCAAGAGCAGTGACCACTGTGACACAGTCTACACCAGTCCCAGGTCCCTCTGTGCCG CCCCCAGAGGAACTCCAGGTCTCACCAGGGCCTCGCCAGCAGCTGCCTCCACGGCAACTCCTGCAGTCTGCCTCCACACCCCTGATGGGGGAGTCTACGGAAGTCCTGTCAGCCTCCCAGACCCCTGAGCTCCAGGCCGCCGTGGATCTGAGCAGCACTGGGGACCCATCTTCTGGCCAGGAGCCTACCACCTCTGCTGTCGTGGCCACTGTGGTGGTCCAACCACCCGCACCTACACAGTCTGAAGTAGACCAGTTATCACTTCCCCAAGAGCTTATGGCTGAAGCCCAGGCGGGCACCACAACCCTTATGGTAACAGGGCTCACTCCAGAGGAGTTGGCAGTGACTGCTGCTGCTGAAGCAGCTGCTCAAGCTGCAGCCACTGAAGAAGCCCAAGCCTTGGCCATCCAGGCTGTGCTCCAGGCCGCACAGCAGGCTGTCATGG GCACTGGGGAGCCCATGGATACATCtgaagcaacagcagcagtgaCACAAGCAGAACTGGGTCACCTTTCAGCTGAAGGCCAAGAGGGTCAGGCTACCACCATACCCATTGTGCTGACACAGCAGGAGCTTGCAGCCCtggtgcagcagcagcagcagctccaggagGCTCAAGCTCAAGCCCAGCAACAGCACCACCTTCCCACTGAGGCTCTGGCCCCAGCTGACAGTCTCAATGACCCATCCATCGAGAGCAACTGCCTCAACGAGTTAGCTAGTGCTGTCCCCAGCACTGTGGCCTTGCTACCCTCAACAGCTACAGAGA GCCTAGCTCCATCTAACACATTTGTGGCTCCCCAGCCTGTTGTTGTAGCCAGTCCAGCAAAGATGCAGGCTGCAGCTACCCTTACTGAAGTGGCCAATGGCATTGAGTCCCTGGGTGTG AAACCAGACTTGGCACCCCCACCCAGCAAAGCCCCTGTGAAAAAGGAGAACCAGTGGTTTGATGTGGGGGTCATTAAGGGTACCAGTGTAATGGTGACACACTATTTTCTGCCACCAGATGATGCTGTTCAGTCAGAT GATGACTCAGGCACAGTCCCAGACTATAACCAGCTAAAGAAGCAGGAGCTGCAGCCAGGCACGGCTTATAAATTTCGAGTTGCTGGAATCAATGCTTGTGGCCGGGGACCCTTCAGTGAGATCTCAGCCTTTAAGACTTGTCTGCCTGGGTTCCCAGGGGCTCCTTGTGCTATAAAAATCAGCAAG AGCCCAGATGGTGCTCACCTCACCTGGGAGCCACCGTCTGTGACCTCCGGCAAGATCATCGAGTACTCTGTGTACCTGGCCATCCAGAGCTCACAGGCCAGTGGTGAGCCCAAGAGTTCCACCCCAGCCCAGCTGGCCTTCATGCGAGTGTACTGTGGGCCTAGCCCTTCCTGCCTAGTGCAGTCCTCCAGCCTCTCCAATGCTCACATTGACTATACTACAAAGCCTGCCATCATCTTCCGCATTGCTGCCCGCAATGAAAAGGGCTACGGCCCTGCCACGCAAGTGAGGTGGTTGCAAG AAACCAGTAAAGACAGCTCTGGCACCAAGCCAGCCAGCAAGCGGCCCATGTCATCTCCAGAAAT GAAATCTGCTCCAAAGAAGTCTAAGGCTGATGGTCAGTGA